In Thalassophryne amazonica chromosome 13, fThaAma1.1, whole genome shotgun sequence, the sequence GTGGTGACTGACAGAGCGCTATCTGTTACCACTCTGCGATTATCAACCGTgctgttgatgatctgtgtgaataaatCAGGCTTGATGCACATTTAAAGCAGAGTGTTAAATTGATCTTAAACATTTTCCACAGTGAAGCGGTGCTCAGCGTGCTGCACCACTTATAAAGTGCAACAGAGGGAATGTGCACTCAGGTTTGATTTATCCAGTACAGatcaatcaaataaaaaatgcTTTGCTCAGGCCAATTCCAATTTTTGGGACATCCCTCCATAATACACATTTCTAGCATCATTAAATTAATTGAATAaaccaaagtttttttttcctgtcgcgTGACTGTCTTCATGCATCCACAGACACAAGTTTACATACACGTCACGGGGACATCAGGCTTTTGAATGGTTTTAAAACATACAACtttaacagaaaaacaaaaaacaacattcCACTAAATATGTGTACAAGCTTCAAGTCATGTTGGGTTTTATGAAATGAACATGGGGGCCTAAATTATTCAAACACCCACTTAGATAATTAATTCAGTGTTGCTGAAAGTTCCAAAGTGTCTTTTAACTTGCCAGCTTCCTGTTAGTGATGATGATTGGTTGCAGCTGGCAGCATCTCCGTGCCAACATGAAAAATGGTTTGACTGGCAGCGTTCATTGGAGAGGTCAACACTCAGCAGAATCTTTAATTTCAGCATCCAGCCAGGGTGTGACGATATTCCTGACAGTAAACTTCCTCAAAGGAGCATGAATTTCCACTAAAGGCATGAATAAACTATTAAATCTTGCAAGTGCAATTTGATGTAAAGGGCACTGACCAAGCGGAAATATGTGAAGAGTTGGGAatgagaatgtgtttgtttggAGGACTAAAGATGAGTCTGTCAACCCCTAGAACACTGGACCAACTGTGAGCATggcggtagtagtagtagtagtagtagtagtagtagtagtagtggtggtggtgtggtacaTTGCCCAAAGTGGATGGAGATGAACTTCATGAAAACTGAGGACAACCTCAGAATCCTTCAGCAACACCTCAAACCAGCAACTAGATGGCTGAAACTTGGATACAACTGGTAGCTCCAGCAGGACAATGGcctgcccaagcagagggtcacccctttgactctggtctgcttgaggtttcttcctcagagggagttttttttttttcttaccactgctgctctgggagttagtaagaccttagaccttacttgtgtaaagtgccttacgacaactctgttgtgatttggcgctatataaatgaaaataaattgaaaaaaaaattaaattaaacatctTGGATCAGGCTTCCCAAAGTTCTGACCACAACTTTATCTAAAAGACCTAAATTGTGTTTCCAAATCTGGTCTGTGGCAGTAAACCAACAAATTGAGTCGATCTCTACCAAGCCTGACAAGAAATGCAGTCAAATATCCAACCAACCATCTTGATGGCTGCCACAAGTGTCTGAAGGACAAATTTACTGAGGGACATTGGTCCAAATGGgtgctgtatgtataattttgagccTATGTTGGTTTCAGAAAAGCTAAAAAGAATCCATATTTGTGCACTAAATTCTTGGAGGTTTTTTTTCTGTCACACACATTGATTCTGTTGGATGGAAAAAATTCCAATAAATCTCTGAAAGCTTGATGATGCGTTGAGATTCATGTCCATGATGAAAGTTCTGACCACAGCCATATCAGTCTTTTGATGTGGAGCAGTCATTCATGTTGTTCTGTTGAGCAATTCATTCAATCATGCAATGAAATCCCACCCACACAGAGATAAATGATGAACATGTTTTTGTTCATGCTAATTTGAATCTTTATTGGCCCTGTCACACCGTGACTGTTTAGTCAGCGTTTGCTGACTTGTGAAAAATGCGCAGAATACACTGGATACATCGAATAAATTGTGCAGCTGTCACACTGTGATGATGTAGCCAGCATATGTTGACAgcccgtttccactgagtggttcgggTTGGTACTGTACGGTATGATACGGGTTGGAACAGTTAAATCTGGCTTGGCTTCTACtgccggcagaacccttttgtttggctggGGGAGCACATAAATATTGACGAGCACATCGCTGAGCATGCATACGCTGTCGCACGGCctctctgctccacatggaggccaaagagagtaattaatattttttaatttttattttagttttggtggatcatgggatttattttcatcatgagcagaatgctgaagggtagaggtgggcggatcaatcctaatatcgataatatcgataccaacgctggtattgatattgaacgatcctcatgtaaaaagattgatactcaagctttttttctctcctgcacgcactgactgctgcgcatgcagattcatcaaagtctactctctgtctgtaagagcagcactgtgtcacacaacatgaagcagcacacccttgtattgtggtttgtcagccctctacctcaggagattttgttttaagttgtgttgagtgatatttttttaaacaaaaatgttgattatgataataaagtattttgttgtcatgtatctagtttggcgaaattctatcctaggtcttttggatcctttggatctatgaagcttaaatatgaaaaagtatcggtatcgatatcggcgatactgggcctgtatttacttggtatcggatcaataccaaaattcccggtatcgcccacctctactgaagagtcaactgatgtctgtgataaacactgatatgaatgaatgaggcgctgtgactctttcaacttataAAATtagttaattgtcttgttgtggcGCAAAGCAccggtgttctctggttcaggctgagaaccacacccggagcagacaaacacagagggacttctttaaaaacactacgtttcttcagccataacaaggaactaaagtattttcagatgtggttttccaaaatcaggacgctttatgtggatagattttcatcaggctgtgatgatgaatccaactgaaacgaacaggtgagattaagacttcatatttactccctgtgtgaatggttttaatagttGAAACAGTCTGAATTGTTCGCATGACTGCAGCTTTCAATTATTCAGCATCACTGGACATATTTCGACTTATGGGTGACTtgcaagaaatgtgtgtcaaaaATTTCATAATTTACCTAATTGCCTACAATTTATGGCCCGCATATGCGGGACGTATCAGCCATATGTTGGCATACGTCGGAAATATTGTGTATGCCCAAAAACCTTTGACATACTCACTGTATTACCACATATGTATATCAGCGtgtttcaacgtgctcttaacttatataaAACTTACACATAACTTATTAGACTACTCCAGTATTTTTAATATGTTTGGCatgcgctggctaaatcatcaaggtgtgacagggatgTTACTATTAGTATACTattagcaaggttgggtaggattactttgaaatgtaatccaaaagtaatcaaattacaaataatccaaatgtatgtacatacatacatgtaatccacatgtattctttcaaagtaatcctacccaaccttgactatTAGTATAGGCATAGTGTCCACAGGAAGCTTGTTGATTTTGGGGTCTAAGGTCCAAGCTCAAGGTTACTGGAGCATAGTTTGTAAGTCTTTAGAGCGCAATAATGTCTTGTCACCACGGGGTGAGCTGGAGAGGGATTGTAAGGACAATAAAGGAAAATTAAGAACTTTATCAAGATTTATCTTCACAGATATGAGATCATAAACCAccatattaatttttatttaaaaaatgatattttcaaaaaaaatattaaaaggcCAAATTTCATTTTCAAGTTTTGACTTGAAATGTTTTGacaaaattttgattttaaaattttgacttaTTTAATCTTGaaactttgattttgattttcACTTGGAATTTAATTTTTGTTTCGCATAATGTTGTCTTAAAAAGAAGTTTCACTTGATCATAACTTTGAATTGCTTTGGAAATTATCCTATGGACTATATGTACACATTAGTTCTGCGTTCTACGCCTGATGGCACCAGAACTTCTGGTGTGGTCTTGTGAAGTGCCAGATCCCCTCAACCCCCTTCTGAATACAATACTGGCATTCTTCAACTGTTTTGGCTCAATGTAGTTTTAGTGTGTAAATTATTTCTCCATTCTGGATCCAACATGCACACTGAGGCGTGTGTCGCTGAGAGAGATTTTCCACACTCACACTGATGATGTGTCCTTTCTCGACATTCTGGGGACCAGATTTCCTTTGATTTGACACCAGTGAAAttccagcacttttttttttttttgcataagatGTATGTCTGACACAGCATTGCTGCACGTATTCTGAGGTGGCTTCATCACATCCTGGATCTGTGTGCAAATAGTGTCTCTGTACAGCTGTggtatctctctcacacacacacacacacacacacacacacacacacacacgtcaaagtgttcaaagggCTTCGTGTGACGCTCGCTCCCACGCAGCAGCTTCAGGTATCAGACGGTGTGGCTAAAAACAAGAATGTACAAGAAAAAGCTTTCTGAAAGCTATGATTTTTAAGCGCCTGTCTTGCCGGTACGGAGCCCATTTCCAGACCTATTTCCAGAACCGGGCTCCGGGTGCTCAGGGGGAAGCGTGCGCAGTAGAAAAAAGGAGGTGCATATAGTTTCACAGGAGATGGTTATTTACTGTAAACCAAAATATAACTGAAGCAAAGGCACAGGCATGTTGGAAAAGTCAGTGGTTCccaaccatcaatcaatcaatcaatcaattttatttatatagcgccaaatcacaacaaacagttgccccaaggcgctttatattgtaaggcaaggccatacaataattatgtaaaaccccaacggtcaaaacgaccccctgtgagcaagcacttggctacagtgggaaggatatgagtatatatatatgagtatatTCAAGGAATGTCTAATGTTtacatttatttgttaaatatttaACCCTTGTGGATTAATATTTAGTATCTAGTACTTATTAGAGGCCACTTTATTAAAGCTGAACACTGAAAAAAATACCAGACTAATACATTTACTGTAACACAACCATCACAGGGCAGGGCCAACAAATGAAATATGTAAAATCCAAACAAGGCTTGGCCATTTTTATTTCTCAGATTATTTGATTAAATGTACAGGTTTCAAGAGACAGCCCTTTTTTAACCTGCGCATCGCCAGAGCAGCAAGAACAGGGTGTTGTTTTGatgtgtgagcatgtgtgtgtgtgtgtgtgtatgtgaacaacatacagtagtgttcagaataatagtgctatgtgactaaaaagatgaatccaggttttgagtatatttcttattgttacatgggaaacaaggtaccagtagattcagtagattctcaaaaatccaacaagaccaagcattcctgatatgcacactcttaaggctatgaaattgggctattagtaaaaaaaaaagtagaaaaggggttgttcacaataatagtagcatctgctgttgacgctacaaactcaaaactattatgtttaaactgcttttttagcaatcctgtgaatcactaaactagtatttagttgtataaccacagtttttcatgatttcttcacatctgcgaggcattaattttgttggtttggaaccaagattttgctcatttactcgtgtgcttggggtcattgtcttgttgaaacacccatttcaagggcatgtcctcttcagcataaggcaacatgacctcttcaagtattttgacatatccaaactgatccatgatacctggtatgtgatatataggcccaacaccatagtaggagaaacatgcccatatcatgatgcttgcaccaccatgcttcactgtcttcactgtgaactgtggcttgaattcagagtttgggggtcgtctcacaaactgtctgcggcccttggacccagaaagaacaattttactctcatcagtccacaaaatattcctccatttctctttaggccagttgatgtgttctttggcaaattgtaacctcttctgcacatgtcttttatttaacagagggactttgtgggggattcttgcaaataaattagcttcacacaggcatcttctaactgtcacagcacttacaggtaactccaggctgtctttgatcatcctggagctgatcaaagggtgagcctttgccattctggttattcttctatccattttgatggttgttttccattttcttccacgcgtctctggtttttgtccattttaaagcattggagatcattgtagatgaacagcctataattttttgcacctgcgtgtaggttttcccatctccaatcaactttttaatcaaactacgctcttcttctgaacaatgtcttgaacatcccattttcctcaggctttcaaagagaaaagcatgttcaacaggtgctggcttcatccttaaataggggacacctgattcacacctgtttgttccacaaaattgacaaactcactgactgaatgccacactactattattgtgaacacccccttttctactttctttttactaatagcccaatttcatagccttaagagtgtgcatatcatgaatgcttggtcttgttgaatttgtgagaatctactgaatctactggtaccttgtttcccatgtaacaataagaaatatactcaaaacctggattaatctttttagtcacatagcactactattattctgaacactactgtaactcagAAACAACTTGAGAGAGTTCCTTAaaccttggtgggaatattacttgcatATGTATCTTGAAGTGATTAGATTTTTGATTagtttgatcaaaggtcaaggaaaagatggtccaaaataaaaacaaaaacacacaccttTTTAGTATATCTCAACAGCCGAGAAGCCTGATGGATCAAACTCGGTAGTAATCTTACCTGGAACGATATCTCGAGgtaattagattttggagtagtttgggcaAAGGGCAAAGGTCAAAGAAATGTATCTCAACAAGGAAGAAGCCTAAATGGATGATCTAATATTGATATTGATCAGTATGTGTgactgattggtatgaatgagttCATTTGATAGAAGTCACATGACAAAGTCACACactgtcaaaaacaccattaacatatgaatatttacttgtacatttatattgtggtgtgttgaGTGTGcagagtattttttttcttttttctttttcatggtTTGGAGTTAGTAAATATTTCATGAGAACAGGCTGAGTAAATGATGTTACTCAACTCATGGTAGAGCCATGCTGGTGACATCATAactagcaaatgcagaaacaTTCTGACCTctctttatttttgacattttcattttgttgttgtcCCAGTTCAGTATTTACAGAGCCTTGATCGTAATATGGGCtagtaaacaaataaataaataccccgGTCCTCTGATGTCCTGTAGGAACTCTATAGATATTAGTTCTGTACTTCGGCCTTCTGTACTCGGATCATGTGGCGTGTCCCACAGATCCAGTCAGTTGTAGAATTCTagagaaaattaagctggtttaaaCCTAAAAATTTCTTAAAATGTGGACTTTCCACAGTCACGAAAATAGAATTTTGGTACTTGGAGGATATTTACCAAGAAACACAAATATGTTTAAAGGTCAATAaaaatatcatatatcatatatatatcatatatcatatatttaGCATTTTGCAGTCTCTGGTGGGACCCGATTCCCAGGTTGGCAACCACTGTCCTGTCTTGATGTCAACACGTGTCTCCAGGTTGTCAGTTTTGATTTGATCTCTAAAACATAAGGCATGAGCATTGCCCGTAAAATGCTTATTTGTTCTGCACTCAGCTGCCTGATAACATCAAAATTTGATCATTTAAACATTTTCCAGTAAATTGTGGTCATATTAGTCATGTATCATTTTAGCACATTCAACATATAACCATTtgaacaacaaataaataaataatttgtttagataaaaaattcttatcagttatTACAGATTACCATAAGGAGCCTTTTTAATcttatcttttaaaaaaaaaaaaaaaaaattaaaaaactgaattttTCTTTCTATTCACTTTTTTCACTGATGAAAAATATTTCTAAGCAATTGTTGTTGCTTTATCATCAGGGTGAATAGAATGAATTTGGACTTCTGGTCCAtttggattattattttttttaaaaaaagaaactctggatgatgttttgtggggttttttcccTTTGACTCTGTGCAGATATGTGATTCAGTTGTGTGTTTTATGATAAAAGTGCCAAATTTTACATAGACTTTGTTtgatataatttaaaaaatagaTATGATGCAAGTCTCAGTTTTTTAAAATCAATATAACTGTGGAAGGAGTGAATTCTGCATGTAGGAAAACATAGAAAACAACATTTCATTTTTGTAATAGAGTATTTTTGAAGATATTCCAGAACGACATGGCAATCATCTTGGATTTTGATATTTATTATTCTCAGGAGAAAAACTGAGCTCAGTATTACagcttactgttattattattcattcattttttgccacttatccaggtctgggtcacatgacagcagactaagcagctcatcctgttgtgtgggccgctgaagaggaggtactgctggcccaccaccactagagggcgccctgcctggagtgcgggctccaggcaccggagggcgctgccgccttacaggagcagccaggatgacagctgtcacccatcactggagacagctgatcccaatcaacaaggaggtatatcagcaggacggcatctccacctcatttgccgagatatcgccttaccaaagaggtaacaatctccgcctacacatacgtgtgactataattgtattcttgttgattatttgtaggacagctgactaccggacagcatttggataagtactcaccttcctacactcctgtattgttgttgacgagaggtggaggtggactctccaccctccgtgttgctgggtgcagccgcacccacacctgactgtttttgttccttgccagcagtaccggatccgacgagcggaggcagtggccacctgggaattcgggacttggcggctccagtattcccggggttcggtggcagaggaaattgggttggttccggttcgacttggacagacgtctcctatcgtcgagcctgcccacacgacaccgttgtaattgaactcagtctcaatattgtaatcggttgtatttgttgtgcctgtttcacaacagtaaaaagtgttatttgactcctccattgtccgttcatttgcgccccctgttgtgggtccgtgttcctacactttcacaacacatcccacacttcccaatctttggccaagtcctgtaactctttattattatgattattattactatgatggtgatgatgattattattatatcaAACAATGGCTGTGAAAAATTTGGCACTTTTACCATAAAGGGCACAACTGTGTCACATATCTGTGTCGCTACATATCATACAGACAGTCGTTTTCTATGTTTTTACATACTGAATCGAGCTTGGcacattgtctttttttttcttttttcttttttatcataAATAAAACAATGTGCTAAATTTGTTGTCATTACCATAAAATGCCCAACCATTGTGATATTTTACAGCTCTCTGCCCCCTGGTGGCACAGTCTGATGCAGAGGTTCTGCAGCTGTTTTCTATCCCGGGTGATATTCGAGTACCAGGTTCTTGTGTAGTTCCGCTGCCCTTTGCatgtatttttttggggggggctagAAACTGGTTTTGTCTACACCAAGGTAGCAACTGTCCTGTCAGTCATTGCACTTCACCGTGGGGACAGTAATGATTCAGTAGCAGTCTGCGCCATTTTTCTCCAAACACGGTTTGGCTAATCTGTGCCAGTGTGCGCCACATGAGGCAGGCATTTTTCCTGCCTCGGTAATCACTGCATGAACCAGAACCAGTCTGGATTCAGCTCCACTGGGCACTTCATCAAGTGGTTTAGGCATCAGTGTCTGGCTTCTCCACCAGTTTGAGGGCTTCATGCATGCCGGCCGCCGACAGCTTCCGATTGATGTTCCTGTAGCGACACCGCAGGAGGTTACTGTAGGTCGTCCTCAGATCACGATTGAAAAAAGCGTAAATGAAGGGATTAATGAGGGAGTTGGCATAACCGAGCCACAACAGGGTTCTTTCAAGCCAGAGGGGAACGCAACTGCACTCCACACCACACACGAACGGCCTGGCAGTGGACACCAGGAAAAACGGCAGCCAGCAGAAAGTGAAGGCTCCAACCACAATGCCCAGGGTGGCCGCCGCTTTCTGCTCCCGTTTGAAGATGGACTGGTTTTTTCTCTTTCGCCGCTGATAGTGCTCACCGGTCTTCAAGAGGCGAGAGACACGATTGCTGCATTCTTCTTCCACCTCACGCTGGAGCTTCAGAGCCGCCGACACGCAGTCCAAGCTCACCTCCTCTTCCTCGGCCTCCGGCACCACCTCCGTCCCTTCAACACTTCCAGTTTCCCCCGATTCTCCCAGCTGCACCTCCTGCCCTCCTCGTCCTCCTCTTTGAGGAGCCGCCACTGTTCCATGCTCCCCTTCCCTTGGGAAGCCCGTGATGGTGTGCTTTGCCGCGCTGAGTTTGGCTGCGCGATAGATCCTGTAGTACATAATCAGCATCACGGACATGGGGATGTAGAAGGCCACCGCTGTGGAGTAGACGGTGTAGCCAAAGTCCTGACTGATGAGACAGACTCTGCCGTCGTTGACGTTCTGCGCCCAGCCAAAGAGTGGAGGAAGCGTGATGGAGGCAGAGAGGAGCCACACCGACAGGATCATCTTGGCCATGCAGCAACCGTTTTGGCGAACAGGATAAGTCAGCGGCTTTGTGATGCCCAAATACCTAAACAGAAAGAAAACCCAAACACACCAGTTACATTGCTGCCCAGTTTGACCCCGAAATAAGACTCCAATAAAACCACTGCACCCGTCTTTGAGAACATGGAGGTTTTCCTAATGAC encodes:
- the LOC117523837 gene encoding 5-hydroxytryptamine receptor 7-like; amino-acid sequence: MVVAGTSNGTFSSNMRSSFVIEDKAAGGDPGGSTNRMISEALKIAQDAVEAAAAAAAAAATSPSTSSQQLVSMDTNGTRCGEQILSYGRVEKVLIGGVLTMLTLSTICGNLLVVISVCFVKKLRQPSNYLIVSLAVADLSVALAVMPFVSITDLIGGQWIFGQFFCNVFIAMDVMCCTASIMTLCVISIDRYLGITKPLTYPVRQNGCCMAKMILSVWLLSASITLPPLFGWAQNVNDGRVCLISQDFGYTVYSTAVAFYIPMSVMLIMYYRIYRAAKLSAAKHTITGFPREGEHGTVAAPQRGGRGGQEVQLGESGETGSVEGTEVVPEAEEEEVSLDCVSAALKLQREVEEECSNRVSRLLKTGEHYQRRKRKNQSIFKREQKAAATLGIVVGAFTFCWLPFFLVSTARPFVCGVECSCVPLWLERTLLWLGYANSLINPFIYAFFNRDLRTTYSNLLRCRYRNINRKLSAAGMHEALKLVEKPDTDA